One window of Mesorhizobium loti R88b genomic DNA carries:
- a CDS encoding dihydrodipicolinate synthase family protein, whose amino-acid sequence MDIALPGEGGRSTRYALVGQPVQPDIGARFSRIAYAAAHVVADPLAMTDPWSRPVVDWESTMAFRHHLWRLGFRIAEAMDTSQRGMGFDWASAKELIRRSIDESRTVAGADLASGAGTDHLAPMSARTLHDVIAAYEEQFAFIEGQGGKAIMMASRALAEVAKGPDDYAAVYDRILSQASGKVILHWLGDMFDPALKGYWGSSNFETALDTVVAVIERHANKVEGIKISLLDADKEIMLRDRLPDGVVMFTGDDFNYPELITGDGNRHSHALLGIFDAIAPVANAALAKLAAGDQAGYDALMAPTVPLSRKIFEAPTEYYKAGIVFMAWLNGHQDHFTMVGGMQSARGIRHYAEVFRLADQAGLLADPDLAISRMKSLCAVAGV is encoded by the coding sequence ATGGACATTGCCTTGCCTGGTGAGGGTGGCCGCAGCACCCGCTACGCGCTTGTCGGACAGCCGGTGCAGCCTGACATCGGCGCCCGGTTTTCGCGCATCGCCTATGCCGCCGCGCATGTCGTTGCCGATCCCCTTGCAATGACCGATCCGTGGTCGCGGCCCGTGGTCGACTGGGAAAGCACGATGGCGTTCCGCCATCATCTGTGGCGGCTCGGCTTCCGCATCGCCGAGGCGATGGACACGTCGCAGCGCGGCATGGGCTTCGACTGGGCAAGCGCAAAGGAATTGATCCGCCGCTCAATCGACGAGTCGCGCACCGTTGCCGGCGCCGACCTTGCCTCGGGTGCTGGAACCGATCATCTGGCGCCGATGTCGGCCAGGACACTGCACGACGTGATTGCCGCCTATGAGGAGCAGTTCGCTTTCATCGAAGGACAGGGCGGCAAGGCCATCATGATGGCCAGCCGCGCTCTGGCTGAAGTGGCAAAGGGACCGGACGACTACGCCGCCGTCTACGACCGCATTCTCAGTCAGGCCTCCGGCAAGGTCATCCTGCACTGGCTGGGTGACATGTTCGACCCCGCCCTGAAGGGCTATTGGGGCAGCAGCAATTTCGAGACCGCGCTCGATACGGTGGTTGCCGTCATCGAACGCCACGCAAACAAGGTCGAAGGCATAAAGATATCGCTGCTTGATGCCGATAAGGAGATCATGCTCCGAGACCGGCTGCCGGATGGCGTCGTCATGTTCACCGGTGACGACTTCAATTATCCCGAACTGATCACCGGGGACGGCAACAGGCATTCGCACGCCTTGCTCGGCATTTTCGACGCCATTGCGCCGGTTGCCAACGCTGCCTTGGCGAAGCTCGCCGCGGGCGATCAGGCCGGCTATGATGCGCTGATGGCGCCGACGGTTCCGTTGTCGCGAAAGATATTCGAGGCGCCGACCGAGTATTACAAGGCCGGCATCGTCTTCATGGCCTGGCTGAACGGCCACCAGGACCATTTCACCATGGTCGGCGGCATGCAGTCGGCGCGCGGCATCCGTCACTATGCCGAGGTGTTTCGCCTTGCTGACCAGGCAGGATTGCTGGCCGATCCCGACCTTGCCATATCGCGGATGAAGAGCCTGTGCGCCGTCGCGGGCGTTTGA
- the fcl gene encoding GDP-L-fucose synthase: MSETFDLRGKRVFVAGHRGMVGSAVVRRLAAEDCEILTATRAELDLLDQAGVRRWMADRRPDAVVMAAAKVGGILANDRFPADFLYDNIAVQTNLIEGAFRSDVGKFLFLGSSCIYPKLAPQPISEAALLTGPLEPTNEWYAIAKIAGLKLCQAYRRQYGVDYISAMPTNLYGPGDNFHLESGHVIPALMRKAHEAKQAGRKTLQVWGSGKPMREFLYVDDAADALVSLLKTYSGESHVNVGSGQDITIAELARTVASIVGGDVDITFDTTKPDGTPRKLLDVSRLFATGWRPRYSLRSGLEQTYEWFLRHVEKGDVRLGAA; the protein is encoded by the coding sequence ATGAGCGAAACCTTCGACCTCAGGGGCAAGCGGGTATTCGTGGCAGGGCATCGCGGCATGGTCGGGTCCGCCGTCGTGCGCAGGTTGGCAGCCGAGGACTGCGAGATCCTGACCGCGACGCGTGCTGAACTCGATCTCCTGGATCAGGCCGGTGTGCGCCGCTGGATGGCCGATCGTCGGCCGGATGCCGTGGTGATGGCCGCGGCCAAGGTCGGCGGCATCTTGGCCAATGACCGGTTTCCGGCCGATTTCCTGTATGACAATATCGCCGTGCAAACCAATCTCATCGAGGGCGCTTTCCGCAGCGATGTGGGCAAGTTTCTGTTCCTCGGTTCGTCCTGCATCTATCCGAAACTCGCGCCGCAGCCGATTTCCGAGGCCGCCCTGCTGACCGGTCCGCTCGAACCAACCAATGAATGGTATGCGATCGCCAAGATCGCCGGGCTGAAACTCTGCCAGGCCTACCGACGCCAATACGGCGTCGACTATATCTCGGCGATGCCAACCAATCTCTACGGTCCAGGGGACAATTTCCACCTTGAATCCGGCCACGTCATACCCGCGTTGATGCGCAAGGCACATGAAGCAAAGCAGGCCGGTCGCAAGACCCTGCAGGTGTGGGGGTCGGGCAAGCCGATGCGCGAATTCCTCTATGTCGACGATGCAGCCGATGCGCTGGTCTCGCTCCTGAAAACATACAGCGGCGAAAGCCATGTCAATGTAGGCTCGGGTCAGGATATCACCATCGCCGAATTGGCCAGGACGGTTGCCTCGATCGTTGGCGGAGACGTGGATATTACGTTCGATACGACCAAGCCGGATGGAACACCGCGCAAACTGCTGGACGTGTCGCGGCTGTTTGCCACCGGCTGGCGGCCCCGATATTCGCTGCGCAGCGGATTGGAACAGACATATGAATGGTTTCTCCGCCACGTTGAAAAGGGCGATGTCCGGCTCGGAGCCGCGTGA
- a CDS encoding LacI family DNA-binding transcriptional regulator: MASRAKATIFDIAREAGVSKSTVSLVLQGSGLIRPETAVKVRKAIEDVGYVYNRGAANLRKAHSNVIGMVINDLTNPFFAELAVGMERVFQSAGIVPFIANTAENPVRQEEVLKSLMEQGVAGLIVSPARGTTPGAFRRLEMAGLPVVFAMRRLPESRIPVIAPDNHRGAYLATAHLIGKGHRRLVFFGGSSDLVVYHERLGGFREACETQGIDARDTLVVEGETSRRGGIACLETALAMAEPPTAALCFNDAVAFGAMLALRKRGLEPGKDFAIVGFDDVAEAEHYMPALTSVAVDSAGLGERAAHVMLKMIQSRTTRAEDHIGAVNLVVRESCGPDRRRRNRPAGMGDAA; encoded by the coding sequence ATGGCCAGCCGGGCCAAGGCAACGATCTTCGACATCGCCCGCGAGGCGGGCGTGTCCAAATCGACGGTGTCGCTCGTGCTCCAGGGCAGCGGGCTGATCCGGCCTGAAACCGCGGTCAAGGTGCGCAAGGCGATCGAGGATGTCGGCTATGTCTACAACCGCGGCGCCGCCAATCTGCGCAAGGCCCATTCCAACGTCATCGGCATGGTCATCAACGATCTCACCAATCCCTTTTTCGCCGAACTGGCGGTCGGCATGGAGCGCGTCTTCCAGTCGGCCGGCATCGTGCCGTTCATCGCCAACACGGCGGAGAATCCGGTGCGCCAGGAAGAGGTGCTGAAGTCGCTGATGGAACAGGGCGTCGCCGGCCTCATCGTCTCGCCGGCGCGCGGCACCACGCCAGGCGCCTTCCGCCGCCTGGAGATGGCGGGCTTGCCGGTGGTCTTCGCCATGCGCCGCTTGCCCGAGAGCCGCATCCCGGTGATTGCGCCAGACAATCATCGCGGCGCCTATCTCGCCACCGCTCATCTGATCGGCAAGGGACATCGCCGGCTGGTCTTCTTCGGCGGTTCATCCGATCTGGTGGTCTATCACGAGCGCCTTGGCGGATTTCGCGAAGCCTGCGAGACGCAAGGCATCGACGCGCGCGACACGCTGGTCGTCGAAGGGGAGACCAGCCGCAGAGGCGGTATCGCCTGCCTGGAAACAGCTCTGGCGATGGCTGAACCGCCGACCGCTGCCCTCTGCTTCAACGACGCCGTCGCCTTCGGCGCCATGCTGGCGTTGCGCAAGCGTGGACTTGAGCCCGGTAAGGATTTCGCCATCGTCGGCTTCGACGACGTGGCCGAGGCCGAGCATTACATGCCGGCTTTGACCAGCGTCGCGGTGGACTCGGCGGGCCTTGGCGAACGCGCCGCCCATGTCATGCTGAAAATGATCCAGTCGCGCACCACCAGGGCCGAGGATCATATCGGCGCGGTCAATCTCGTGGTCAGGGAAAGCTGCGGTCCGGATCGCCGCAGACGAAACAGGCCAGCCGGAATGGGAGACGCGGCATGA
- a CDS encoding Gfo/Idh/MocA family protein: MSVKWGLIGASTIARQFMINAIRAQEGGEITVVMSSNPERAKVYAGENGIPLAVSSVDDLLNADIDAAYISTTNELHLEQALAAIKAGKHVLCEKPLALTSADARKMVAAAKAAGIVLGTNHHLRNAGAHRAMRDAIASGRIGKPIAARVFHAVYLPETLQGWRITKPEAGGGVVLDITVHDADTLRFVLGDDPVEVSAFAQAAGMAGSGLEDGAMCIWRFKSGLIAQSHEGFTTRYADTGFEVHGSEGSLIGRTVMTQKPIGSVTLRTAKGDEDLSFDREDLYVRSLRQFHAAIRGEGHPSATGEDGVWSLTSAEAALQSAGSGKAVKIDPKLGSMK; the protein is encoded by the coding sequence ATGAGCGTCAAATGGGGCTTGATCGGTGCCAGCACGATCGCCAGGCAATTCATGATCAATGCCATCCGTGCGCAAGAGGGTGGTGAGATCACCGTGGTGATGAGTTCCAACCCGGAACGCGCGAAAGTCTATGCCGGGGAAAATGGCATTCCGCTCGCGGTGTCGTCCGTCGATGACTTGCTCAACGCCGATATCGACGCGGCCTATATCTCGACCACCAACGAATTGCACCTCGAGCAAGCGCTCGCCGCCATCAAGGCGGGAAAGCATGTGCTGTGCGAGAAGCCGCTGGCGCTGACCAGCGCCGACGCGCGCAAGATGGTCGCCGCGGCCAAGGCCGCCGGCATCGTGCTCGGCACCAACCATCATCTGCGCAATGCTGGCGCCCATCGCGCCATGCGGGACGCCATTGCCTCCGGCCGTATCGGCAAGCCAATCGCCGCGCGCGTCTTCCACGCGGTCTACCTGCCGGAAACCCTTCAGGGCTGGCGCATCACCAAACCCGAGGCGGGCGGCGGCGTGGTGCTCGACATCACCGTGCATGATGCCGACACGCTGCGCTTCGTGCTCGGCGACGATCCGGTCGAGGTCTCAGCCTTCGCGCAAGCCGCCGGCATGGCCGGCAGCGGGCTGGAAGACGGCGCCATGTGCATCTGGCGCTTCAAGTCCGGCCTCATCGCCCAGTCGCATGAAGGCTTCACAACCAGATACGCCGACACCGGCTTCGAGGTGCATGGCTCCGAAGGCTCGCTGATCGGCAGGACCGTGATGACGCAGAAGCCGATCGGTTCGGTGACGCTGCGCACGGCAAAAGGCGATGAGGATTTGAGCTTCGATCGCGAAGATCTCTATGTTAGGTCGCTGCGCCAGTTCCACGCCGCGATCCGTGGCGAAGGCCATCCGTCCGCCACCGGCGAGGATGGCGTCTGGTCGCTCACATCTGCCGAGGCGGCATTGCAATCGGCCGGCTCCGGCAAGGCCGTCAAGATCGACCCGAAACTCGGGAGCATGAAGTGA